The Chryseobacterium indicum genome includes a window with the following:
- a CDS encoding DUF6814 family protein, with translation MNGLKKILGVLWIAIALVVGYFGITVMGIPKITSGKQEDLVFGIIILCVLMPIISGGMAIFGYYALIGEYSDDKV, from the coding sequence ATGAACGGACTAAAAAAAATATTAGGCGTACTCTGGATCGCCATTGCATTAGTTGTAGGATATTTCGGAATTACGGTAATGGGAATTCCAAAAATCACCTCAGGAAAACAGGAAGATCTGGTTTTCGGGATCATTATCCTTTGTGTACTGATGCCGATTATTTCCGGCGGAATGGCAATTTTCGGCTATTATGCATTAATCGGGGAATATTCTGACGATAAAGTTTAA
- the tnpA gene encoding IS200/IS605 family transposase — MGTYRQIFYHIVFGTKHREQTINEENESELYKYIWGILKNKKCKLYRINGLPDHIHIFCDLHPNITLSNLVKDIKVATNLWMKESGLFPEFSGWQEGYGAFTYSLKDKETIINYIKNQKHHHKTETFDDEFKKLLAEHGIEPEFN, encoded by the coding sequence ATGGGAACGTATCGACAAATATTTTATCATATTGTTTTCGGAACCAAACATCGGGAACAAACAATTAATGAAGAAAATGAATCAGAGCTATACAAATATATTTGGGGAATTTTAAAAAATAAAAAATGTAAATTATACAGAATTAACGGACTGCCGGATCACATCCATATTTTTTGTGACCTTCATCCGAATATTACTCTCAGCAACCTTGTAAAAGATATAAAAGTTGCAACCAATTTGTGGATGAAAGAATCGGGATTATTTCCTGAATTTTCAGGATGGCAGGAAGGATATGGAGCGTTCACCTATTCATTAAAGGATAAAGAAACAATAATAAATTATATAAAAAATCAAAAACATCACCATAAGACAGAGACTTTTGATGACGAATTTAAAAAGCTTTTAGCAGAACATGGAATCGAGCCGGAATTCAATTAA
- a CDS encoding response regulator transcription factor, giving the protein MKKIIIADDEHKILMSLEYSFKKNGYDVFIARDGTEVLEFLKTMTPDVILLDIMMPNLDGYSTLELIKQDEKLKGTKVIFLSAKNNPKDIEKGLEMGADAYVTKPYSIKKLMQQIEEMF; this is encoded by the coding sequence ATGAAGAAGATAATCATTGCTGATGACGAGCACAAAATATTAATGTCGCTGGAATACAGCTTCAAGAAAAACGGATACGATGTATTTATTGCAAGAGATGGAACAGAAGTTCTGGAATTTCTGAAAACAATGACGCCCGATGTCATTTTACTGGATATTATGATGCCGAATCTTGATGGATACAGTACCCTGGAACTAATAAAACAGGATGAAAAACTGAAAGGTACAAAAGTAATTTTTCTGAGTGCCAAAAACAATCCGAAAGATATTGAAAAAGGTCTGGAAATGGGAGCCGATGCTTACGTTACAAAGCCTTATTCAATAAAAAAACTCATGCAGCAAATAGAGGAAATGTTTTAA
- a CDS encoding MFS transporter — translation MSDNNEISYENMTDKQKNRTIWSVITASSLGTLIEWYDFYIFGSLAVVLATKFFPADNPTAAFLSTLATFAAGFVVRPFGALFFGRLGDLIGRKYTFLVTLLIMGFSTFLIGCIPSYETIGFMAPVLVLILRLLQGLALGGEYGGAATYVAEYAQPGRRGYWTSWIQTTATAGLFISLIVIMVTKTTLSTEEFDGWGWRVPFWISILMVGVSYIIRKNMKESPLFAKAKSEGKTSKNPLKESFGNKLNFKFVLLALFGAAMGQGVIWYTGQFYAMSFLQKVMNIESIQVDYLMATALFLGTPFFVFFGWLSDKVGRKAIMMTGMLIAILAYRPIYDRMFKSVDLKSKTVAESGLVEKRTAKIHDKIATDSLITFHKETLFTDGTLAKKDSIVHWSPTGPVMKDGKAEEAKVTQSIKINDSTKWYLVFLVFIQVIFVTMVYGPIAAFLVEMFPVRIRYTSMSLPYHIGNGVFGGLLPAVATYLVTTGKDGGHPEWYLEGLWYPIGVAAVCLLVGLIYLKNKNNNIHD, via the coding sequence ATGAGCGATAACAATGAAATAAGCTACGAGAATATGACTGATAAGCAAAAGAATCGTACGATCTGGAGCGTCATTACAGCATCATCTCTCGGAACACTGATCGAATGGTATGATTTCTACATTTTCGGAAGTCTTGCCGTTGTACTGGCTACTAAATTTTTCCCGGCAGATAATCCTACTGCAGCATTTTTATCTACATTAGCTACTTTTGCCGCAGGATTTGTCGTGAGACCTTTCGGAGCGCTGTTTTTCGGGAGGTTAGGCGATCTTATAGGGAGAAAATACACCTTTTTGGTCACTTTACTGATTATGGGATTTTCCACATTCCTTATCGGATGTATTCCCAGTTATGAAACCATAGGATTTATGGCTCCTGTTTTGGTATTAATTTTAAGATTATTACAGGGATTGGCTTTAGGAGGAGAATATGGAGGCGCTGCAACTTATGTCGCAGAATACGCACAGCCCGGAAGAAGAGGCTACTGGACTTCATGGATCCAGACTACCGCAACAGCCGGACTTTTCATTTCACTTATTGTAATTATGGTGACAAAAACCACTCTTTCCACTGAGGAATTTGACGGTTGGGGATGGAGAGTTCCGTTCTGGATTTCGATATTAATGGTGGGTGTTTCTTACATCATCAGAAAAAATATGAAAGAATCTCCGCTTTTTGCCAAAGCTAAAAGTGAAGGAAAGACTTCTAAAAATCCTTTAAAAGAAAGTTTCGGAAACAAACTGAACTTCAAATTTGTTCTTCTTGCCTTATTCGGGGCAGCGATGGGACAAGGGGTAATCTGGTACACAGGACAATTTTATGCCATGAGCTTCCTTCAGAAAGTGATGAATATTGAATCGATTCAGGTGGATTATTTAATGGCAACTGCCTTGTTTTTGGGAACTCCTTTTTTCGTTTTCTTTGGATGGCTTTCTGATAAAGTTGGAAGAAAAGCAATCATGATGACCGGAATGCTGATCGCCATTTTAGCGTACAGACCGATTTATGACAGGATGTTTAAAAGCGTTGATTTAAAATCCAAAACCGTAGCAGAAAGCGGTCTGGTTGAAAAAAGAACGGCAAAAATTCATGATAAAATCGCAACGGACAGTTTAATCACCTTCCACAAAGAAACGCTTTTCACGGACGGAACTTTAGCTAAAAAAGACAGCATTGTACACTGGTCTCCGACCGGACCTGTGATGAAAGACGGAAAAGCAGAAGAAGCAAAAGTAACTCAGTCGATAAAGATCAACGACAGCACAAAATGGTATCTTGTATTTTTAGTTTTTATTCAGGTGATTTTTGTAACGATGGTTTACGGTCCTATTGCGGCATTTTTAGTTGAAATGTTCCCGGTAAGAATCCGCTACACCTCGATGTCATTACCTTATCATATTGGAAACGGGGTTTTCGGAGGACTGCTTCCTGCTGTTGCCACTTATCTCGTAACCACAGGAAAAGATGGAGGACATCCTGAATGGTATCTGGAAGGACTTTGGTATCCGATAGGCGTTGCCGCTGTCTGTCTTTTAGTCGGATTAATTTATCTTAAAAATAAGAACAATAATATTCACGATTAA
- a CDS encoding ATP-binding protein — MSSFALFTVVLFYLALLFLVAHLAEKKKSKLWINNPYIYALSLAVYCTAWTYYGSIGVAATSGLNYLPIYVGPIMVIPAWIYINTRIVRISRVNKISSLADFISLRYGNSRSFSAIITVVCLLAIVPYIGLQIKAISETFHLVTKTAISKNILTDNATFVVILIALFSSYYGTRYVDASEKRLGIISAIALESFLKLFFIIILGLFVIYFAFDGFSDIYQKASLFKDFKEKNTFNGIEGAMNWMVLCMISGTAICILPRQFHTAIVENRQEKHIKTAIWFFPLYLLIFTIFIFPIAWAGRLIFDGQNVNPEFYSILIPQYFDNTLITVLVFLGGLSSSISMIIISAITLSIMLSNNLIIPYGLLGKFKSENEVQNTRNITNIRKFSIFALIIMAFGFYKYFILKTSLDSVGLISFVVIAQLAPAFFGAIFWRRGSYKGAVVGLLAGLAICYFGLIIPQYYFSYNQEFKGILRDLYDAFDFFKISFLERIPQIFFWSLLVNTALFSIISVSIKGNYRERNFAELYVDIDKYIQNHENAFIWRGTAYVSDIKNILERFLGKNKTEQALRIFNLKYNIDSQTETADSRFIKFSENLLAGRIGTASAKILIEGVTKEDKISLKEVLNILEESKETITLNKKLTEQSEELQKLSDDLRNANENLIIKDRQKDDFLDSVAHELRTPITAIRSAGEILADDDDIPLEIKKEFLNNIITESDRLSEIINDILYLDKLQHGEIVLHIQENNILETYKKAVNPLMHLIQQKNIHLSEVNLLNQFLFKYDEARMIQLFQNILGNALKFTDEQGTIQTKLSETEDGLIIKIFNTGKHIPEEDLEMIFDKFYQSKNQNILKPTGSGLGLAISKKITEAQGGTIKAENSGLGVTFTIALPKEDKG, encoded by the coding sequence ATGAGTAGTTTCGCTTTATTTACCGTAGTTTTGTTTTATCTCGCACTTTTGTTCTTAGTCGCTCATCTGGCGGAGAAGAAAAAGAGTAAGCTATGGATCAACAATCCTTACATCTACGCACTTTCTCTCGCAGTGTACTGTACCGCATGGACGTACTACGGAAGCATTGGTGTGGCAGCGACAAGCGGACTTAATTATCTTCCGATTTATGTGGGACCGATTATGGTAATTCCTGCGTGGATCTATATCAATACAAGGATTGTAAGAATTTCAAGGGTGAATAAGATCAGCAGTTTAGCCGATTTTATTTCTTTACGATATGGGAACAGCAGAAGTTTCAGCGCGATTATTACGGTGGTTTGCCTTTTGGCAATCGTTCCGTACATTGGTTTGCAGATCAAGGCTATTTCTGAAACCTTTCATCTGGTAACCAAAACTGCAATTTCTAAAAATATCCTAACGGACAATGCAACCTTTGTGGTTATTTTAATTGCTTTATTTTCATCCTATTACGGAACACGTTATGTTGATGCTTCGGAAAAACGTTTGGGAATAATTTCCGCTATTGCACTAGAAAGTTTTCTTAAACTGTTCTTTATCATTATTTTAGGATTATTCGTTATTTACTTTGCATTTGACGGATTCTCGGATATTTACCAAAAGGCAAGTCTTTTCAAAGATTTTAAAGAAAAAAATACATTCAACGGTATTGAAGGTGCGATGAACTGGATGGTGCTCTGCATGATTTCCGGAACAGCGATCTGTATTCTTCCAAGACAGTTTCATACCGCAATCGTAGAAAACCGACAGGAAAAACACATCAAAACAGCCATCTGGTTTTTTCCGCTTTACTTATTGATTTTTACGATCTTCATTTTTCCAATTGCATGGGCGGGAAGATTGATTTTTGACGGACAAAACGTCAATCCGGAGTTCTACTCTATCCTGATTCCGCAGTATTTTGACAATACCTTAATTACGGTTTTGGTTTTTCTGGGAGGATTAAGCTCATCTATTTCGATGATCATCATTTCAGCTATTACCTTATCCATCATGCTTTCCAATAATCTTATCATTCCTTACGGATTATTAGGAAAGTTCAAATCTGAAAACGAAGTTCAGAATACAAGAAATATCACCAACATCAGAAAATTCAGCATTTTTGCACTGATTATCATGGCTTTTGGCTTTTACAAATATTTTATTTTAAAAACTTCGCTGGATTCTGTCGGACTCATTTCTTTCGTTGTCATTGCTCAATTGGCACCTGCTTTTTTCGGAGCTATTTTCTGGAGACGAGGAAGTTATAAAGGTGCCGTTGTCGGATTATTGGCAGGATTGGCAATCTGCTATTTCGGATTGATTATCCCACAATATTACTTCTCTTACAATCAGGAATTTAAAGGCATTTTAAGAGATTTATACGATGCTTTTGATTTTTTCAAGATTTCCTTTTTAGAAAGAATTCCACAGATTTTCTTCTGGTCTCTTTTAGTGAATACTGCTTTATTTTCTATCATTTCGGTGAGCATCAAAGGAAATTACCGTGAAAGAAATTTCGCTGAATTGTATGTAGACATTGATAAGTACATTCAAAACCACGAAAATGCTTTTATCTGGCGCGGAACAGCCTACGTTTCCGACATTAAAAATATTCTGGAACGATTTTTAGGTAAAAACAAAACCGAACAGGCATTAAGAATTTTTAATTTAAAATATAATATTGATTCGCAGACAGAAACCGCCGATTCCAGATTTATTAAATTCTCGGAAAATCTTCTTGCCGGAAGAATAGGAACGGCTTCTGCCAAAATCCTTATCGAAGGGGTAACCAAAGAAGATAAAATCTCATTAAAAGAAGTTTTAAACATTCTTGAAGAATCAAAAGAAACCATCACGCTTAATAAAAAGCTTACCGAACAATCGGAAGAGCTGCAAAAGTTATCCGATGATCTGAGAAATGCCAATGAAAACCTCATCATTAAAGACCGTCAGAAAGACGATTTTCTGGATTCTGTTGCTCATGAATTAAGAACTCCGATTACCGCCATCCGTTCCGCCGGAGAAATTTTAGCCGATGATGACGATATTCCTCTGGAAATTAAAAAGGAATTTTTAAATAACATCATCACAGAATCCGACAGGCTTAGTGAAATCATCAACGATATTCTGTATCTCGACAAATTGCAGCATGGAGAAATCGTACTGCACATTCAGGAAAATAATATTCTTGAAACGTACAAAAAAGCAGTTAATCCTCTTATGCATCTTATTCAGCAGAAAAATATTCATCTCAGTGAAGTCAATCTTCTCAATCAGTTTTTATTTAAATATGATGAAGCAAGAATGATTCAGCTTTTTCAGAATATTTTGGGAAATGCTTTGAAATTTACGGATGAACAGGGAACTATTCAGACCAAATTATCAGAAACAGAAGATGGGTTAATCATTAAAATTTTCAATACCGGAAAACATATTCCCGAAGAGGATCTGGAAATGATTTTTGATAAATTTTATCAGTCGAAAAATCAAAACATTTTGAAACCAACGGGAAGCGGACTGGGACTGGCTATTTCAAAAAAAATCACAGAAGCGCAGGGAGGAACCATAAAAGCAGAAAACAGCGGATTGGGCGTGACTTTTACGATTGCTCTGCCAAAAGAAGATAAGGGATGA